From one Mycobacterium colombiense CECT 3035 genomic stretch:
- a CDS encoding nuclear transport factor 2 family protein encodes MMTPFDDPQGELAWMFLQSTSDGGDLDEGFALLSDDFTYWTLYTRTPCGKDAFRRGVERRKQELELTIDLVRCVNEGETVVVEAQATGTTTAGVEYDSPFVCIFDTRDGLIVSMRLYSDTRAVATALPGWIPY; translated from the coding sequence GTGATGACGCCGTTCGATGACCCGCAGGGCGAACTGGCCTGGATGTTCCTGCAGAGCACCAGCGACGGCGGCGATCTCGACGAGGGCTTCGCCCTGCTCAGTGACGACTTCACCTACTGGACGCTCTACACGCGCACTCCCTGCGGCAAGGACGCATTCCGGCGAGGTGTCGAGCGACGCAAACAGGAGCTCGAACTGACCATCGACCTGGTGCGCTGCGTCAACGAGGGAGAAACCGTGGTGGTGGAGGCGCAGGCCACCGGCACCACGACCGCCGGCGTCGAGTACGACAGCCCGTTCGTGTGCATCTTCGACACCCGTGACGGGCTGATCGTCTCCATGCGGCTGTACAGCGACACCCGGGCGGTCGCGACCGCGCTGCCCGGGTGGATCCCCTACTGA
- a CDS encoding DNA-3-methyladenine glycosylase family protein — MQSARTVVFPGAVSFGHTLAPLRRGLGDPCFRMPGDGSIWRTSLLPSGPVTARISRVGPDIAHGVAWGGGAQEFIEMLPAMLGFEDDDSDFVPRHPTVAAAYRRVPHLRLGRTGLVLEALIPAIIEQRVPGADAFRSWRLLVSKYGTPAPGPAPDGMRVMPSAEVWRNIPSWEFHRANVDPRRAQTLVTCARRADSLERLVSRPAVQAREALTSLPGVGEWTAAETAQRAFGDADALSVGDYHIPKMIGWTLLGRPVDDAGMVELLEPMRPHRQRVVRLLEASGLAYEPRRGPRLPVQQIHSL; from the coding sequence GTGCAGAGCGCGCGCACGGTCGTGTTTCCCGGAGCGGTCAGCTTCGGGCACACGCTGGCGCCGCTACGCCGCGGCCTCGGCGACCCATGTTTCCGGATGCCCGGTGACGGCTCGATCTGGCGCACCAGCCTGCTGCCCAGCGGGCCGGTCACGGCCCGGATCAGCCGCGTCGGGCCCGACATCGCGCACGGTGTGGCGTGGGGCGGCGGCGCGCAGGAGTTCATCGAAATGCTGCCCGCCATGCTGGGTTTCGAGGACGACGACTCGGACTTCGTGCCGCGGCATCCGACGGTGGCCGCCGCGTACCGGCGGGTTCCACACCTGCGCCTGGGCCGCACCGGGCTGGTGCTCGAGGCCCTGATCCCGGCGATCATCGAGCAGCGGGTGCCCGGTGCCGACGCGTTTCGCTCGTGGCGGTTGCTGGTGTCGAAGTACGGGACGCCCGCGCCGGGGCCTGCCCCGGATGGGATGCGGGTCATGCCGTCGGCGGAGGTGTGGCGCAACATTCCGTCGTGGGAGTTTCATCGCGCCAACGTCGACCCGCGGCGGGCGCAGACGCTGGTGACCTGTGCGCGGCGCGCCGACTCGCTGGAACGGCTGGTGTCTCGGCCGGCCGTGCAGGCGCGTGAGGCGTTGACGTCGCTGCCGGGGGTGGGGGAGTGGACCGCCGCCGAGACCGCGCAACGCGCGTTCGGCGACGCGGACGCACTGTCGGTGGGCGACTACCACATTCCGAAAATGATCGGCTGGACGTTGCTGGGCCGGCCCGTCGACGACGCGGGCATGGTCGAATTGCTCGAGCCGATGCGGCCGCACCGTCAGCGGGTGGTCCGGCTGCTCGAAGCCAGCGGACTGGCATACGAGCCCCGCCGCGGGCCGCGGCTACCGGTGCAGCAAATCCACTCGCTGTGA
- a CDS encoding Dps family protein yields the protein MTQFTIPGLTDKQAARLTELLQKQLSTYNDLHLTLKHIHWNVVGPNFIGVHEMIDPQVDAVRGFADDVAERIAALGASPQGTPGAIIKDRSWDDYSVGRDTVQAHLAALDLVYTGVIEDIRQYIDETDELDQVTQDLLIGQAGQLEKFQWFVRAHLESAGGELAHKGKSTEKEAASSARGKS from the coding sequence ATGACTCAGTTCACCATCCCGGGATTGACCGACAAGCAGGCGGCGCGGCTCACCGAGCTGCTGCAAAAGCAACTGAGCACCTACAACGATCTTCACCTGACGCTGAAGCACATTCACTGGAACGTGGTTGGCCCCAACTTCATCGGCGTGCACGAGATGATCGACCCGCAAGTGGACGCCGTTCGCGGATTTGCCGACGATGTAGCGGAACGCATTGCGGCCCTTGGTGCTTCGCCGCAAGGAACGCCCGGTGCCATCATCAAGGACCGTTCGTGGGACGACTACTCCGTCGGCCGCGACACGGTCCAGGCGCACTTGGCCGCGCTGGACCTCGTCTACACGGGCGTCATCGAGGACATCCGCCAATACATCGACGAGACAGACGAACTCGACCAGGTGACCCAGGATCTGCTGATCGGCCAGGCGGGGCAACTGGAGAAGTTCCAATGGTTCGTCCGCGCGCACCTGGAGAGCGCCGGTGGCGAGCTGGCGCACAAGGGCAAGAGCACCGAGAAGGAGGCCGCCAGCAGCGCTCGTGGCAAATCCTGA
- a CDS encoding pirin family protein, whose protein sequence is MPAVTANTLTLPRVSGPGPADTERPVRSITTGPRGYEGEGFPVVRAFAGVSSAALDPFVHMDQMGEVDYQPGEPRGTDWHPHRGFETVTYMLDGKFAHQDSHGGGGLITDGATQWMTAGSGILHIETPPAELVDSGGLFHGVQLWVNLPKKDKFAPPRYQSIEGGDAALLASEDGGALIRVIAGDIDGHRGPGITHTPITLAHATVENGAQLNIPWRRDFNALVYVLSGSGYVGPVAHPVHQGQLAVLGPGDRITVGARPDSGTTPVRGAIDLLLLGGRPIREPVFHYGPFVMNTRAELIEALEDYQAGKFGSIPPNALMPHRGGGTL, encoded by the coding sequence ATGCCTGCAGTTACGGCTAACACGCTGACGTTGCCACGAGTCAGCGGTCCCGGCCCCGCCGACACCGAGCGGCCGGTCCGATCGATCACCACCGGCCCTCGCGGCTACGAGGGCGAGGGTTTCCCCGTGGTCCGCGCGTTTGCGGGAGTCAGCTCCGCCGCGCTGGATCCCTTTGTGCACATGGACCAGATGGGCGAGGTCGACTACCAGCCGGGGGAGCCCCGGGGCACCGACTGGCATCCGCACCGCGGCTTCGAGACGGTCACCTACATGCTCGACGGGAAGTTCGCGCACCAGGACTCGCACGGTGGTGGCGGCCTGATCACCGACGGCGCGACGCAGTGGATGACGGCCGGCTCGGGCATCCTGCACATCGAGACGCCGCCGGCCGAGCTGGTCGACAGCGGCGGGCTCTTCCATGGCGTCCAGCTCTGGGTGAACCTGCCCAAGAAAGACAAGTTCGCGCCCCCGCGCTATCAGTCCATCGAAGGCGGCGACGCCGCGTTGCTCGCGTCCGAGGACGGCGGGGCGCTGATCCGCGTCATCGCCGGCGACATCGACGGCCACCGGGGCCCCGGCATCACCCACACCCCGATCACCCTGGCGCACGCGACCGTCGAGAACGGGGCCCAACTGAACATCCCGTGGCGGCGCGACTTCAACGCGCTGGTGTACGTGCTGTCCGGCAGCGGTTACGTCGGCCCGGTGGCCCACCCGGTCCACCAGGGCCAGTTGGCGGTCCTGGGCCCCGGCGACCGGATCACCGTGGGGGCCCGGCCGGATTCCGGTACCACGCCCGTTCGCGGAGCCATTGATTTGCTGCTGCTGGGCGGCCGTCCGATTCGCGAGCCGGTATTCCACTACGGGCCTTTCGTGATGAACACCCGCGCAGAATTGATCGAGGCGCTCGAGGACTACCAGGCCGGGAAATTTGGCAGCATTCCGCCAAATGCGCTAATGCCGCACCGCGGGGGTGGCACACTCTAG
- a CDS encoding TetR/AcrR family transcriptional regulator, whose translation MLPRGNRRPGRPPAAKADETRQRIIQAARLVFSERGYDGATFQAIAARADLTRPAINHYFSSKRALYREVLDDTNEFVIGAGIKQAERETTLAAQLTAFIAEATRANSKNPAGSAFLITGVLESQRHPDLTGTDNDSVRIARDFLLRVINEAIERGEIVADVDATVMAEALLVLVCGVGVYAGYVESPENLLALVGVMRQLLEGAFRKPEA comes from the coding sequence ATGCTCCCACGGGGGAACCGCAGGCCAGGGCGTCCGCCTGCCGCCAAGGCCGACGAGACGCGGCAGCGGATCATCCAAGCTGCCCGTTTGGTCTTCAGTGAACGCGGCTACGACGGCGCGACGTTCCAGGCCATCGCGGCGCGCGCGGATCTCACCCGGCCCGCGATCAACCATTACTTCTCGAGCAAGCGGGCGCTTTATCGGGAGGTTCTGGATGACACCAACGAATTCGTGATCGGAGCCGGGATCAAGCAGGCCGAGCGTGAGACCACGCTGGCGGCGCAGCTGACCGCATTCATTGCCGAAGCGACCAGAGCCAATTCGAAGAATCCCGCGGGATCTGCCTTTTTAATCACCGGCGTGCTGGAATCGCAGCGGCATCCGGATTTGACGGGGACCGATAACGATTCCGTGCGGATCGCCCGCGATTTTCTGCTGCGCGTCATCAACGAGGCGATCGAGCGCGGCGAAATCGTGGCGGACGTCGACGCGACGGTGATGGCCGAGGCGCTGCTCGTTCTCGTCTGCGGGGTGGGCGTGTATGCGGGCTACGTGGAGAGCCCGGAAAACCTGCTGGCGCTCGTCGGCGTGATGCGCCAGCTGCTGGAAGGCGCGTTTCGCAAGCCGGAGGCCTAG
- a CDS encoding class I SAM-dependent methyltransferase, whose protein sequence is MTDLDASPPPSVRSAGDSWTITELVGATALGVAASRAAETAGPDPLIRDDFARLLVSSAGPAWARLADPELGWLDGDEHGQRAHRCGIDYQAVRTHFFDEYFANAAGAGIRQVVILAAGLDSRAYRLDWPAGTTVYEIDQPQVLEYKAGILQQHGAVPSALRHPVAVDLRDDWPAALTAAGFDRTRPTAWLAEGLLPYLPSDAQDRLFEMVTALSAPDSQIAIEMFGLNSRSNSQRWLRMRDRLGLDVNVQALTYHEPDRSDAAAWLADHGWHVHSVSNRDEMARLGRPVPDDLTDEAVSSTLLRARLGKPTA, encoded by the coding sequence ATGACTGACCTGGATGCCTCGCCACCGCCTTCCGTGCGGTCCGCCGGCGACAGTTGGACCATCACCGAACTCGTCGGCGCCACCGCGCTGGGCGTCGCCGCGTCGCGCGCCGCGGAAACCGCCGGACCCGATCCCTTGATCCGTGACGACTTCGCGCGGCTGTTGGTTTCGTCGGCCGGGCCCGCGTGGGCGCGGCTGGCCGACCCCGAACTTGGCTGGCTCGACGGCGACGAGCACGGGCAGCGCGCCCATCGATGCGGCATCGACTATCAGGCCGTGCGGACCCACTTCTTCGACGAATACTTCGCGAACGCCGCCGGCGCCGGCATCCGGCAAGTGGTGATCCTGGCCGCCGGGCTCGACTCCCGCGCGTACCGGCTGGACTGGCCGGCCGGCACCACGGTCTACGAGATCGACCAACCGCAGGTGCTGGAGTACAAGGCCGGCATCCTGCAGCAGCACGGCGCCGTGCCGTCCGCCCTCCGGCACCCGGTCGCGGTGGACCTGCGTGACGATTGGCCCGCCGCGCTGACCGCCGCCGGATTCGACCGCACCCGGCCCACCGCGTGGCTGGCCGAAGGGCTGCTCCCGTACCTGCCCAGCGACGCCCAGGACCGGCTCTTCGAGATGGTCACCGCGCTCAGCGCGCCGGACAGCCAGATCGCCATCGAGATGTTCGGCTTGAATTCCCGCAGCAATTCGCAGCGCTGGCTGCGGATGCGCGACCGACTCGGGCTGGACGTCAACGTCCAGGCGCTGACCTACCACGAGCCGGACCGTTCGGACGCGGCCGCATGGCTGGCCGACCACGGCTGGCACGTGCACAGCGTGAGCAACCGCGACGAGATGGCTCGCCTGGGCCGTCCGGTGCCCGACGACCTGACTGACGAGGCGGTCAGCAGCACGCTGCTGCGGGCGCGCCTCGGCAAGCCCACCGCCTGA
- a CDS encoding class I SAM-dependent methyltransferase: MSSLRTHDDTWDIKSSVGTTAVMVAAARAIETEQPDALIRDPYARLLVNNAGAEVLWEAMLDPEVVAKIEAIDEESAARMQHMRGYQAVRTHFFDSYFADAVAAGIRQVVILASGLDSRAYRLDWPAGTTVYEIDQPQVLDYKTTTLAESGAKPSADRREVAIDLREDWPSALRAAGFDPAQPTAWLAEGLLMYLPAEAQDKLFTQIGELSPAGSRVSAETAPMHAEERRQQMRERFKKVAAELGLEETVDVGELMYRDEHRANLADWLNDHGWRATAQNSIDEMHRLGRGVQSSEVDEDRDAFSDFVVAKRL, translated from the coding sequence ATGAGTTCACTGCGCACCCACGACGACACCTGGGACATCAAGAGCAGCGTCGGCACCACCGCGGTCATGGTGGCCGCCGCCCGGGCCATCGAGACCGAGCAGCCCGACGCGCTGATCCGCGACCCCTACGCCCGGCTGCTCGTCAACAACGCCGGCGCCGAGGTCTTGTGGGAGGCCATGCTCGACCCGGAGGTCGTGGCCAAGATCGAAGCCATCGACGAAGAATCCGCCGCCCGCATGCAGCACATGCGCGGTTATCAGGCGGTGCGGACCCACTTCTTCGACTCATACTTCGCCGACGCCGTCGCCGCCGGGATCCGGCAGGTGGTCATCCTCGCGTCAGGACTGGACTCGCGGGCGTACCGCCTCGACTGGCCGGCCGGCACCACGGTTTACGAGATCGACCAGCCCCAAGTGCTGGACTACAAGACCACCACGCTGGCCGAAAGCGGCGCCAAGCCGTCCGCCGATCGTCGCGAAGTGGCAATCGACCTGCGGGAAGACTGGCCGTCCGCGCTGCGCGCCGCCGGATTCGACCCGGCCCAGCCGACCGCCTGGCTGGCCGAGGGGTTGCTGATGTACCTGCCCGCCGAGGCGCAGGACAAGCTGTTCACCCAGATCGGCGAGCTGAGCCCCGCGGGCAGCCGGGTCTCCGCCGAAACCGCGCCGATGCACGCCGAAGAGCGGCGCCAGCAGATGCGGGAACGGTTCAAGAAGGTGGCCGCCGAACTCGGCCTGGAGGAGACGGTCGACGTCGGCGAGCTGATGTACCGCGACGAGCACCGCGCGAACCTCGCCGACTGGCTCAACGACCACGGCTGGCGAGCTACGGCACAGAACTCGATCGACGAGATGCACCGCCTGGGCCGCGGCGTGCAGAGTTCCGAGGTGGACGAAGACCGCGACGCCTTCTCCGACTTCGTAGTCGCCAAGCGGCTGTAA
- a CDS encoding LCP family protein, which translates to MASGEADRSHRWALRKGRFVAAVASAAVMAITGMGWTGYHTALGKIIISHALSNAATTLDGNQNILLMGLDSRLDQNGKPLPQDVYEALHAGDESSGGYNANVLIVVHISDGDGPVTAISIPRDDYAELPGCPGSVCAGKIKQAYGLAYQQSLNSQAAGNSGGAGANNLTAREQTAREAGRKAEINAVNDFLGISVDHFVEVTLGAFFQIAKAVEPITVCLNADTRDSYSGADFHQGVQRIDAADAMAFVRQRRDENDGSFTDFDRTRRQQAFLVSLVNAARSGGALSSVSGLRKLLQVARDNVAVDDGLDIMEFASRATQLSERPLSLYTLPIAGFGKDANGSDINQVDLPTIRRIVNERFMSDTPVALQAASPAAQPLPAPAEPAILDVVNATSRDGLAGAVEEAFAGRGFTRGSATTAAVPADDSVIEYGPGADRAAQVLADQLHLPATANNDVAAGTVRLTVGAHFPAGDYLAHPGATTDLSGSGQVSAVAATGTGDRAPAPTDLSQMTAANVPCVK; encoded by the coding sequence ATGGCCAGTGGCGAAGCCGATCGATCGCACCGCTGGGCGCTGCGAAAGGGCAGGTTCGTTGCCGCCGTCGCTTCGGCCGCGGTCATGGCGATCACCGGCATGGGCTGGACGGGCTATCACACCGCGCTGGGCAAGATCATCATCTCGCATGCACTGTCGAACGCGGCCACGACGCTGGACGGCAACCAGAACATCCTGCTGATGGGCCTGGACAGCCGGCTGGACCAGAACGGTAAGCCACTGCCGCAGGACGTCTACGAGGCGCTGCACGCCGGTGACGAGAGCTCGGGCGGCTACAACGCCAATGTCCTTATCGTCGTGCATATTTCGGACGGCGACGGCCCGGTCACCGCCATATCCATCCCGCGTGACGACTACGCGGAGTTGCCGGGGTGCCCGGGTTCGGTGTGCGCCGGCAAGATCAAGCAGGCATACGGGCTGGCCTACCAGCAGTCGCTGAATTCGCAGGCGGCCGGGAATTCCGGCGGGGCGGGCGCCAACAACCTGACCGCTCGCGAGCAGACCGCGCGCGAGGCAGGCCGCAAGGCCGAGATCAACGCCGTCAACGACTTCCTCGGCATCTCGGTGGACCACTTCGTCGAGGTCACGCTGGGCGCGTTCTTCCAAATCGCCAAGGCCGTCGAGCCGATCACGGTGTGCCTCAACGCCGATACCCGGGACAGCTATTCGGGTGCAGACTTCCACCAGGGGGTCCAACGCATCGATGCCGCCGACGCGATGGCGTTCGTGCGGCAGCGGCGCGACGAAAACGACGGCTCCTTCACCGATTTCGACCGCACGCGGCGACAGCAGGCGTTCCTGGTGTCGCTGGTGAACGCGGCCCGCAGCGGCGGCGCGCTGTCCAGCGTGAGCGGGCTGCGCAAACTGCTGCAGGTCGCCCGCGACAACGTCGCCGTCGACGACGGCCTGGACATCATGGAATTCGCTTCGCGCGCCACGCAACTGAGCGAGCGGCCGCTGTCGCTCTACACCCTGCCGATCGCCGGATTCGGCAAAGACGCCAACGGGTCCGACATCAATCAGGTCGACCTGCCGACCATCCGGCGCATCGTCAACGAGCGCTTCATGTCGGATACACCGGTCGCGCTGCAGGCCGCATCACCGGCCGCCCAGCCACTGCCCGCGCCGGCCGAACCCGCGATTCTGGACGTCGTCAACGCCACCTCACGGGACGGGCTCGCCGGCGCCGTCGAGGAGGCCTTCGCCGGCCGCGGCTTCACCCGCGGCAGCGCCACCACCGCGGCGGTCCCGGCCGACGACAGCGTCATCGAGTACGGCCCCGGGGCCGACCGGGCCGCACAGGTCCTGGCCGATCAACTGCACCTGCCGGCGACGGCGAACAACGACGTGGCCGCCGGCACCGTGCGGCTGACCGTGGGAGCGCATTTTCCCGCGGGGGACTACCTGGCCCACCCCGGTGCGACGACCGACCTGTCCGGGTCCGGGCAGGTGAGTGCCGTGGCCGCCACCGGAACCGGCGACCGCGCCCCGGCCCCGACCGACCTCAGCCAGATGACCGCCGCGAACGTCCCCTGCGTCAAGTAA
- a CDS encoding aldehyde dehydrogenase family protein has translation MTTESVASKASLSKDSTNGTAPVDIPATVARLRQTFATGRTRDIEWRKRQLLALEKMMNDNEGAIMEALAKDLGRGPFEAWLADIASTSGEAKDAAKNVKKWTRRKYRLLEMSQLPGRGWIEYEPYGTVLIIGAWNFPFVLTLGPAVGAIAAGNTVVMKPSEVCPASSAVMADLVPKYLDNDAIAVIEGDAACSQELIAQGFDHICFTGGTEIGRKVYEAAAPHLTPVTLELGGKSPVIVAADADVDVAAKRIAWTKLINSGQICIAPDYVLADAKIRDELVAKIKDAITTFEANNPAGKRIVNERHFARLTASLAATKGDVVAGGGSDASNISIQPTVVVDPDPSESLMTDEIFGPILPIVTVQSLDEAISFVNSRPKPLAAYLFTKTKSIRERVIKEVAAGGMVINHLLFHFATNKLPFGGVGPSGMGAYHGKFGFEQFSHRKAVMTKPTRPDVGAFIYPPYTEKALKLAKRLF, from the coding sequence ATGACCACCGAATCGGTTGCATCGAAGGCCTCGCTTTCCAAGGACTCCACGAACGGGACCGCACCGGTCGATATCCCCGCAACCGTTGCCCGGCTTCGCCAGACCTTCGCGACCGGACGCACCCGCGACATCGAATGGCGCAAGCGCCAGCTGCTGGCGCTGGAGAAGATGATGAACGACAACGAGGGCGCCATCATGGAGGCCCTCGCCAAGGATCTGGGCCGCGGCCCGTTCGAGGCCTGGCTCGCCGATATCGCCAGCACCTCGGGTGAGGCCAAGGACGCGGCGAAGAACGTCAAGAAGTGGACGCGCCGCAAGTACCGGCTGTTGGAGATGTCGCAACTGCCCGGGCGGGGCTGGATCGAGTACGAGCCGTACGGGACCGTGCTGATCATCGGCGCGTGGAACTTCCCGTTCGTCTTGACACTTGGCCCCGCGGTCGGCGCCATCGCGGCGGGCAACACGGTGGTCATGAAGCCCTCGGAGGTGTGCCCGGCGTCGTCGGCGGTGATGGCCGACTTGGTGCCGAAATACCTCGACAACGACGCGATCGCCGTGATCGAGGGCGACGCCGCGTGCAGCCAGGAACTCATCGCGCAGGGCTTCGACCACATCTGCTTCACCGGTGGCACCGAGATCGGCCGCAAGGTGTACGAGGCCGCCGCACCGCATCTGACCCCGGTCACCCTCGAACTCGGCGGCAAGAGCCCCGTGATCGTGGCGGCGGACGCGGACGTGGACGTCGCGGCCAAGCGCATTGCCTGGACCAAGCTGATCAACTCCGGTCAGATCTGCATCGCCCCGGACTACGTGCTCGCCGACGCGAAGATCCGCGACGAACTCGTCGCCAAGATCAAGGACGCGATCACGACGTTCGAGGCGAACAATCCCGCCGGAAAGCGCATCGTCAACGAGCGCCACTTCGCACGGCTCACCGCATCGCTGGCAGCGACCAAGGGCGACGTCGTCGCCGGCGGCGGTTCGGACGCGTCGAACATCAGCATCCAGCCCACCGTCGTGGTCGACCCCGACCCCTCCGAATCGCTGATGACCGACGAGATCTTCGGACCGATCCTGCCGATCGTGACCGTCCAATCCCTGGACGAGGCAATCAGTTTCGTGAACTCCCGGCCCAAACCGCTGGCCGCTTACCTGTTCACCAAGACCAAGAGCATTCGCGAGCGGGTGATCAAGGAGGTCGCCGCGGGCGGCATGGTGATCAACCACCTGCTGTTCCACTTCGCCACCAACAAACTGCCGTTCGGCGGTGTCGGCCCTTCGGGGATGGGCGCGTATCACGGCAAGTTCGGCTTCGAGCAGTTCAGCCACCGCAAAGCCGTGATGACCAAGCCGACCCGACCCGATGTCGGCGCGTTCATCTATCCCCCGTATACAGAAAAGGCTTTGAAGCTCGCCAAACGGCTGTTCTGA
- a CDS encoding SDR family oxidoreductase → MPGVQDRVIVVTGAGGGLGREYARTLAKEGASVVVNDLGGSRDGTGAGHNMADEVVKEIKDAGGRAVANYDSVAEPEGAENIIKTALDEFGAVHGVVSNAGILRDGTFHKMSFENWDAVLKVHLYGGYNVIRAAWPHFREQSFGRVVVATSTSGLFGNFGQTNYGAAKLGLVGLINSLALEGAKYNIHANAVAPIAATRMTEDILPKEVLEKLTPEYVAPVVAYLCTEENPNSASVFVVGGGKVQRVALFQNKGVNYDQPPTVEDIASQWGEITDLSAAKQADFKLG, encoded by the coding sequence ATGCCCGGAGTGCAGGATCGCGTCATCGTCGTCACCGGAGCCGGCGGAGGACTGGGCCGTGAGTATGCCCGGACCCTCGCCAAGGAGGGCGCCAGCGTCGTCGTCAACGACCTCGGCGGTTCGCGTGACGGAACGGGCGCCGGCCACAACATGGCCGACGAAGTGGTCAAGGAGATCAAGGACGCCGGCGGGCGGGCGGTCGCCAACTACGACAGCGTCGCCGAGCCCGAGGGCGCCGAGAACATCATCAAAACCGCGCTCGACGAATTCGGCGCCGTGCACGGCGTGGTCAGCAACGCCGGCATCCTGCGCGACGGCACCTTCCACAAGATGTCGTTCGAGAACTGGGACGCCGTGCTCAAGGTGCACCTCTACGGCGGCTACAACGTCATCCGCGCCGCGTGGCCGCACTTCCGCGAGCAGAGCTTCGGCCGCGTGGTCGTCGCCACCTCCACCAGCGGGCTGTTCGGCAACTTCGGCCAAACCAACTACGGCGCGGCCAAACTCGGCCTGGTCGGCCTGATCAACAGCCTGGCGCTGGAGGGTGCGAAGTACAACATCCACGCCAACGCCGTCGCCCCGATCGCGGCGACCCGCATGACCGAGGACATCCTTCCCAAGGAAGTGCTCGAGAAGCTGACGCCCGAGTATGTCGCCCCGGTGGTGGCCTACCTGTGCACCGAGGAAAACCCCAACAGTGCTTCGGTTTTCGTGGTCGGTGGCGGCAAGGTGCAGCGTGTCGCGCTGTTCCAGAACAAGGGCGTCAACTACGACCAGCCGCCGACGGTGGAAGACATCGCCTCGCAGTGGGGCGAGATCACCGACCTGTCCGCGGCGAAGCAGGCCGATTTCAAGCTGGGGTAA
- a CDS encoding tyrosine-protein phosphatase, which produces MTEALRELSGAWNFRDVADGASALRPGRLFRSGELSRLDDQGRATLRELGITDVADLRANQEVTRRGPGLVPDGIAIHRLPLPDLGDDQPSDDDAPHETAFRRLFEGDTGQSDEEVNEAAVRHMIDEYRQFPTRNGAQRAVRQVFSMLAAGRSVLTHCFAGKDRTGFVIATVLEVLDVDRDTIVADYLRSNAAVPQLRDHIYEMIQKRSDVELTPEVVTFTKARLADGVLGVRPEYLDAARQTIDREFGSLNNYLRDAGVSEADVKRLRGELLA; this is translated from the coding sequence ATGACCGAGGCGTTGCGAGAACTGTCCGGAGCGTGGAACTTTCGCGACGTCGCCGACGGCGCGTCCGCCCTTCGGCCCGGGCGGTTGTTCCGCTCCGGTGAGTTGAGCCGGCTCGACGACCAGGGCCGCGCCACGCTGCGCGAGTTGGGCATCACCGACGTCGCCGACCTGCGGGCGAATCAGGAAGTCACCCGACGCGGTCCGGGTCTGGTTCCGGACGGCATCGCGATTCACCGGCTCCCCCTGCCCGACCTCGGCGACGACCAGCCCAGCGACGACGACGCGCCGCACGAGACCGCGTTTCGGCGGCTCTTCGAGGGTGACACCGGCCAATCCGACGAAGAGGTCAACGAGGCCGCCGTCCGGCACATGATCGACGAGTACCGGCAGTTCCCGACCCGCAACGGGGCGCAACGCGCTGTGCGACAAGTCTTTTCGATGCTGGCCGCCGGTCGCTCGGTGCTCACGCACTGCTTCGCGGGCAAGGACCGCACGGGTTTCGTGATCGCCACGGTGCTGGAGGTGCTCGACGTCGATCGCGACACCATCGTCGCCGACTACCTGCGCAGCAACGCCGCGGTGCCCCAACTGCGCGACCACATCTACGAGATGATCCAGAAACGGTCCGACGTCGAATTGACCCCGGAGGTCGTCACATTCACCAAGGCCCGGCTGGCCGACGGTGTCCTGGGCGTACGCCCCGAATACCTGGACGCCGCGCGCCAGACCATCGACCGGGAATTCGGGTCGCTGAACAACTATCTGCGCGACGCGGGGGTCAGCGAGGCGGACGTAAAACGCCTGCGCGGCGAACTGCTCGCCTGA
- a CDS encoding DUF1348 family protein — protein sequence MSESRPPLPPFTHETALQKVQAAEDAWNSCDPERVSLAYTVDSHWRNRGERIIGRNEIVAFLTRKWERELDYSLRKSLWSFNGNRIAVRFQYECHDQSGQWYRSYGNELWEFTESGLMARREASINDVPIDESQRRYFGPRPESEHGQEIPLW from the coding sequence ATGAGTGAATCCCGCCCCCCGTTGCCTCCGTTCACCCACGAAACCGCGCTGCAGAAGGTGCAGGCCGCCGAGGACGCGTGGAACAGCTGCGATCCTGAGCGGGTCAGCCTGGCCTACACGGTCGATTCGCACTGGCGCAATCGGGGCGAGCGGATCATCGGCCGCAACGAGATCGTGGCGTTTTTGACCCGCAAGTGGGAGCGCGAGCTCGATTACTCGCTGCGCAAGAGCCTGTGGAGCTTCAACGGCAACCGCATCGCCGTGCGGTTCCAGTACGAGTGCCACGACCAGTCCGGCCAGTGGTACCGCAGCTACGGCAACGAGCTGTGGGAGTTCACCGAGTCGGGACTGATGGCGCGCCGCGAGGCCAGCATCAACGACGTGCCCATCGACGAATCGCAGCGCCGCTACTTCGGGCCCCGCCCGGAGTCCGAACACGGCCAGGAAATCCCGCTCTGGTAG